In Clostridia bacterium, a single genomic region encodes these proteins:
- a CDS encoding DUF86 domain-containing protein, whose translation RLVHGYANVTAEEIYEILKRNLGDFETFARYVVQFIDREDKS comes from the coding sequence CCGATTGGTACACGGTTATGCCAACGTTACTGCCGAGGAAATATACGAGATTCTAAAGCGTAACTTAGGTGACTTTGAGACTTTTGCCCGTTATGTGGTTCAGTTCATTGACAGGGAAGATAAGTCTTAA
- a CDS encoding MerR family DNA-binding transcriptional regulator — protein MNIWEVAKATGLTKKAIRYYEKMGLLSPAINQDNNYRDYSCLTPGAGRCFNCPAGCFPLY, from the coding sequence ATGAACATTTGGGAAGTGGCTAAGGCGACCGGCTTGACCAAGAAGGCCATCCGCTACTATGAAAAGATGGGTTTGCTTTCGCCGGCCATAAATCAGGACAACAACTATCGGGATTATTCCTGCTTGACGCCAGGGGCCGGCAGGTGTTTCAATTGCCCGGCAGGCTGTTTTCCGTTATACTAA